Proteins from one Methanobacteriaceae archaeon genomic window:
- a CDS encoding transposase — MGVQNTTNSRRTLYLPGTKNIIKKNPEQFKLNGTGLQGVNCKSYFEFSPTTKAHELSKTIIQMRIMNMSNDKGIELLNKAINNINLTTNYAQSILIEKQMSETKFREKTIHDLDNENLTQNEKIQKISKRCNREELTNIRKIDRIKRDKLLENVNKEEIVNYLNKEKRLNIVLDNYRVHKTKLVQKIAEILNINLIFLPPYSPDLNPIEDVWRKIKGIISINNYNNVEDLKKAFEELYKEIIKEPSFYKNWIQKFTQQ, encoded by the coding sequence GTGGGTGTTCAAAATACAACAAACTCACGCCGAACACTGTATTTGCCAGGAACAAAGAATATCATTAAAAAAAATCCAGAACAATTCAAATTAAATGGCACAGGATTACAAGGAGTGAATTGTAAATCTTATTTCGAGTTTTCACCCACAACTAAGGCACATGAACTTTCAAAAACAATTATACAAATGAGAATAATGAATATGTCTAATGATAAAGGAATAGAATTACTAAATAAAGCTATAAATAATATTAATCTAACAACAAATTACGCACAATCAATTTTAATTGAAAAACAAATGAGTGAAACTAAATTTAGAGAAAAAACTATCCATGATCTCGATAACGAAAATTTAACCCAAAATGAAAAAATCCAAAAAATCAGTAAACGTTGCAACAGAGAAGAACTAACTAATATTCGTAAAATCGACAGGATAAAAAGAGATAAACTACTGGAAAATGTTAATAAAGAAGAAATAGTCAATTATTTGAATAAAGAAAAGAGATTAAACATAGTTTTAGATAATTACAGGGTGCATAAAACTAAATTAGTCCAAAAAATAGCGGAAATTCTAAATATAAATTTAATATTTTTACCACCATATTCTCCAGATCTAAACCCAATTGAAGATGTTTGGAGAAAAATAAAAGGAATAATATCAATAAACAATTATAATAACGTAGAAGATTTAAAAAAAGCTTTTGAAGAACTATATAAAGAAATAATAAAGGAACCATCATTTTATAAAAACTGGATACAAAAGTTCACCCAACAGTGA
- a CDS encoding tRNA (guanine(26)-N(2))-dimethyltransferase produces MDFLFIEEGEVRIKVPHFEKVSSKAPVFYNPVMELNRDLSVAALKMYRLSRDEDINICDAFGGSGIRAIRYSKEIGGVSLAVVNDLNPRAVEQAQENIEENGLTNVKVCQEDANFLLRKCRGKFDVVDIDPFGTPAPYIESAAASIKAGGLICVTATDTSALCGTYRKPCIRKYGAKPLKNEYCHETGLRILAGFLCRSFSKYKKCLDFQFSHSSQHYMRLYARVEKGAEKTDQSLENLGYIAHCPQCLNREVFKGMVPRIPLKCTECGEVWNAGGPLWCGEIQNPDFVQGMMNLIPDLHLNRENEALKLLDKCYNEAGAPATFYDLHAICRKLKVGAPPMSSIISTIEKRGFLVSRTHFNPNGVKTDAPLSLIENIILEVNQV; encoded by the coding sequence ATGGACTTTTTATTTATAGAAGAGGGTGAGGTGAGGATTAAAGTACCGCATTTTGAAAAAGTGTCCTCTAAAGCCCCTGTTTTTTATAATCCAGTTATGGAACTCAACCGGGATCTTTCTGTGGCTGCCCTGAAGATGTATCGACTAAGTCGTGACGAGGATATCAATATTTGCGATGCCTTCGGAGGGAGTGGTATAAGGGCCATAAGATACTCTAAAGAAATAGGAGGTGTTTCTCTTGCTGTGGTGAACGATTTAAACCCACGGGCAGTGGAACAGGCCCAAGAAAATATTGAGGAAAATGGACTAACCAATGTGAAGGTATGCCAGGAGGATGCCAATTTTTTACTTCGCAAATGCAGAGGTAAGTTTGATGTGGTGGATATTGATCCTTTTGGGACGCCTGCACCCTACATTGAATCTGCTGCTGCCAGCATAAAGGCTGGTGGGCTGATCTGTGTAACTGCCACTGACACTTCTGCCCTTTGTGGAACTTACAGGAAGCCATGCATCAGAAAATATGGTGCTAAACCCCTGAAGAATGAGTACTGCCATGAAACTGGTCTTCGTATTCTGGCAGGTTTTCTTTGCCGGAGTTTTTCCAAATATAAAAAATGTTTAGATTTCCAATTCTCCCATAGTTCTCAACATTACATGCGCCTTTACGCCCGGGTGGAGAAAGGTGCTGAAAAAACTGACCAGTCCCTGGAAAACCTTGGCTACATAGCTCACTGCCCCCAATGTCTGAATCGTGAGGTTTTCAAAGGAATGGTGCCAAGAATCCCCTTAAAATGTACTGAATGTGGTGAGGTTTGGAATGCGGGAGGTCCTCTGTGGTGTGGGGAAATCCAGAATCCTGATTTCGTTCAGGGTATGATGAATTTAATCCCTGATTTACATCTTAATAGGGAAAATGAAGCTCTTAAACTGCTGGATAAATGTTATAATGAAGCAGGAGCCCCTGCCACATTTTATGACCTGCATGCCATTTGCAGGAAGTTAAAGGTGGGTGCCCCTCCCATGAGTAGTATTATTTCCACTATTGAAAAAAGAGGATTTCTAGTATCCAGAACCCATTTTAATCCAAATGGTGTTAAAACTGATGCTCCGCTAAGTTTAATAGAAAATATAATTTTAGAAGTTAATCAGGTATAG
- a CDS encoding winged helix-turn-helix transcriptional regulator has product MSNRAKNSTLKAVLEVILYDNPTTQDEIAEKLGLTRRYVTKLLQPLIKEGVVRRAYILDLKKFDEFSEMFDEEKTSREHAGTFLIKDMLRDMAKHVCRQFDMSFEALKDYDSEMADEALKLDYISNNMHEKVRSSVETVISINPYSEFSKTMVLGEVAYDLERIADHTCHIANFALQDSDPIDEEMMETLKSMYSTARKMVNQSMEAFLDERLELKDNVMDHEEKIHALQRKALNNIATQMADDDVMDKDRSNYYLSLSRVVKAFERIGDISIEIIDTAGEFYRNIPRTTTPERFRRNK; this is encoded by the coding sequence ATGAGTAACAGAGCAAAAAATAGCACTCTTAAAGCGGTTTTGGAAGTAATTTTGTATGATAACCCTACCACGCAGGATGAGATCGCTGAAAAATTAGGGTTAACTCGCAGGTATGTTACTAAATTATTACAACCACTAATTAAGGAAGGAGTAGTTCGCAGAGCCTATATTCTTGATCTTAAGAAGTTTGATGAATTTTCAGAAATGTTCGATGAGGAGAAAACCTCCCGTGAACATGCTGGTACATTCCTGATTAAGGATATGTTACGGGATATGGCTAAACATGTCTGCCGCCAGTTTGACATGTCATTTGAAGCACTAAAAGATTATGATTCTGAAATGGCTGATGAAGCACTAAAACTGGATTATATCTCAAATAATATGCACGAAAAGGTCCGTTCATCTGTGGAGACTGTGATATCCATCAACCCTTATTCTGAATTCAGTAAAACCATGGTTCTGGGGGAGGTTGCCTATGACTTGGAACGTATTGCCGACCACACCTGCCATATCGCCAACTTCGCCCTCCAAGACTCGGATCCAATTGATGAAGAGATGATGGAAACTCTTAAATCCATGTATAGCACTGCCCGAAAAATGGTGAATCAGTCCATGGAGGCATTTTTAGATGAGCGTCTGGAACTTAAAGATAATGTCATGGATCATGAAGAAAAGATCCATGCCTTGCAAAGGAAAGCCCTGAACAACATTGCCACTCAAATGGCAGATGATGATGTAATGGATAAGGACCGATCCAACTATTACCTCTCTTTATCACGAGTTGTGAAGGCTTTTGAACGTATTGGTGATATTTCAATTGAAATCATAGACACTGCCGGTGAATTTTATCGAAACATCCCACGAACTACTACTCCTGAACGTTTTCGTCGCAATAAATAG
- a CDS encoding transposase: MVGKSKIKIENHLTIQELDEIISELRVDVKVYQRAIFLKMVMQKKPISHAAELVGVTRETGFNWLKKYNKEGFNGLIPKYGGGRPSFLTNEQFEELKEIIINSEKNYSIREVQKLISDKYGVNYSYKQAWEICKKKLNLNYGKPFPIYSKKPENAEETLKKT; this comes from the coding sequence ATGGTTGGGAAAAGCAAAATTAAAATAGAGAATCATTTAACTATTCAAGAGTTAGATGAGATTATTTCTGAGCTTAGAGTTGATGTTAAGGTGTATCAGCGAGCTATTTTTTTGAAAATGGTCATGCAGAAAAAGCCTATTTCGCATGCTGCAGAATTAGTGGGCGTTACTAGAGAAACTGGTTTCAATTGGCTGAAAAAATATAATAAAGAAGGTTTCAATGGTTTGATTCCTAAATATGGTGGTGGAAGACCTAGTTTTTTAACCAATGAACAATTTGAAGAGCTCAAGGAAATAATAATTAACTCAGAAAAGAATTATAGTATTCGTGAGGTTCAAAAATTAATTAGTGACAAATACGGGGTTAATTATTCTTATAAACAGGCTTGGGAGATATGTAAAAAGAAATTAAACTTAAATTACGGTAAACCATTCCCTATTTACAGTAAGAAACCTGAAAATGCTGAAGAAACATTAAAAAAAACATAG
- a CDS encoding MFS transporter, whose product MERKWQILIAIALGTAVVPINAGIVNVSLPSITEFFNVSVATAQWVLTAYLLFMLSLVLFFGRVGDSKGHERLYMLGLVFFILSSLLCSSSPSIYFLIIFRAVQGVAAAMMISVSLGIVKKSFPTEELGRALGIYAVAIAAGLALGPAIGGLIESWGGWRSIFLLNIPLCALSLILCYFILDRNTGEKVKWDLTGTFLQFSCLFSIVYGLNYIQREGIDMITVFIGFFALFTLIMFIWNERRVDEPLLNLSLFRKMKFSAFNLALFLNYLCMYMVFFIMPFYLQKVLHLGSNVTGMVLTAAPVIMMFMAPLSGSLSDKMGSRYLAFTGSIISALALFSMTQLTIFSSLVDVTWRFALLGVGAAFFQSPNNRAIMAHVPDKASGMVSSIIVTMRNLGMVFAVSFAGLLLYTTITPSTLQSPVLYNLAAYDFTTGMHRVVIFGGIISIIMAILSLAGLKKEKIKEKLDLDYVKDRMDDLVSEVTFSEKGEIL is encoded by the coding sequence ATGGAAAGAAAATGGCAGATTTTAATTGCCATAGCATTGGGGACCGCGGTGGTTCCCATTAATGCCGGGATTGTAAATGTATCCCTCCCCTCAATAACTGAATTTTTCAATGTTTCTGTTGCAACAGCTCAATGGGTTTTAACAGCTTATTTACTTTTTATGCTAAGTTTAGTATTATTTTTTGGAAGGGTTGGTGATTCCAAAGGCCATGAAAGGCTTTACATGCTGGGCTTGGTGTTTTTTATATTGTCTTCTCTTCTGTGCAGCAGCTCCCCATCCATCTACTTTTTAATTATATTCAGGGCTGTGCAGGGTGTTGCTGCAGCTATGATGATTTCAGTATCTCTGGGAATTGTAAAAAAATCTTTCCCCACTGAAGAACTGGGCAGGGCACTGGGAATTTATGCAGTTGCAATTGCCGCAGGATTGGCTTTAGGCCCTGCAATTGGAGGTTTAATCGAATCATGGGGAGGCTGGAGATCTATTTTCCTGTTAAACATACCTCTATGTGCCTTAAGCTTAATTTTGTGCTATTTCATATTAGACCGAAACACTGGAGAAAAGGTTAAATGGGATCTAACTGGTACTTTTTTACAATTTTCATGTCTATTTTCTATTGTTTACGGTTTGAATTACATTCAAAGGGAAGGAATAGATATGATTACTGTTTTTATAGGATTTTTTGCATTATTCACTCTGATTATGTTCATATGGAATGAAAGAAGGGTTGATGAACCCTTGTTGAATCTATCCCTTTTTAGGAAGATGAAATTTTCTGCTTTCAACCTGGCCCTTTTCCTTAACTATCTCTGCATGTATATGGTATTTTTCATAATGCCCTTTTACCTGCAGAAAGTTCTTCATTTAGGTTCAAATGTGACGGGTATGGTTTTAACAGCAGCCCCTGTAATTATGATGTTCATGGCACCCTTAAGTGGCTCACTTTCTGATAAAATGGGGTCAAGATATCTGGCATTTACCGGTTCAATCATATCTGCTCTGGCTCTCTTTTCCATGACCCAATTAACCATATTCTCCAGCTTGGTGGATGTGACCTGGAGGTTTGCACTTTTAGGCGTAGGTGCAGCTTTCTTCCAATCTCCCAACAACCGTGCCATAATGGCCCATGTTCCAGATAAAGCTTCAGGGATGGTTTCAAGTATTATTGTAACCATGCGGAATTTGGGAATGGTTTTTGCAGTTAGCTTCGCCGGCCTACTGTTATACACCACTATAACTCCCAGCACTCTTCAATCACCAGTCCTGTATAATTTAGCAGCCTATGATTTCACCACCGGAATGCATCGTGTGGTTATATTTGGGGGAATCATCAGTATTATTATGGCCATATTATCTCTTGCAGGGCTGAAGAAGGAAAAAATAAAGGAAAAATTAGATTTAGATTATGTCAAGGATAGGATGGATGATTTGGTAAGTGAAGTAACTTTTTCCGAAAAAGGTGAAATATTGTAA